The Terriglobales bacterium genome window below encodes:
- a CDS encoding heme-binding protein, whose product MSKRTSMSKIAFSTIIFIFVLTAFIEIIGCGSGHTPAPTPPPPGPVQTLTVGDVQSVVQSAAVSVNAAFVIAVTDRGGNILAVYQKSGAPATATGNFSASVPATELAVGLARTASFFSNDQAPLSSRTVRYISGIHFPPGITNAANAALYGIENTNRGCPLNATFLPGQAVAPARSIGGGALGLGIITGKVDTFDSNPNAVNPGGVPLFKNGRLVGGVGVAGVSPDVAEFAAFSGAVGAGFGANPAAPGVVVIDGISLPFVTQTTRPVGTTVGVFSGGFVVGPVASPGQVPEGDLVQVKAGVIGGLTQADVQNIVNQAIANANQTRAVIRLPDGQRAKFAIAVVDLDGSLLALNRMSDSTVFSIDVAVAKARNMVYFSSATVNPGDLPGVPPGTAVTNRTISFGAQPFFPPGIDGTMPGPFFSLYQFDVANPCTNGSQPANPNQSGIVFFPGSVPLYKNGVLVGGLGISGDGVEQDDYVSDQASQGFSAPAAMRADQLMLRGVRLPYLKFPRNPTL is encoded by the coding sequence ATGTCGAAGCGCACATCCATGTCAAAGATTGCATTCTCTACCATCATTTTTATTTTTGTTCTGACGGCCTTTATCGAAATTATCGGATGCGGCTCAGGCCACACTCCCGCTCCCACGCCACCGCCTCCGGGGCCGGTGCAGACCCTGACTGTAGGCGATGTGCAAAGCGTTGTGCAGAGCGCTGCCGTGTCGGTGAATGCTGCTTTCGTAATCGCAGTGACCGATCGCGGAGGAAATATCCTGGCGGTTTACCAGAAGTCAGGGGCCCCGGCAACGGCCACGGGGAACTTCAGCGCCAGCGTGCCGGCGACGGAGCTCGCAGTTGGGCTTGCGCGCACGGCATCTTTCTTCAGCAACGATCAGGCGCCGCTCTCTTCTCGAACTGTGCGCTATATCAGCGGGATACACTTCCCGCCGGGAATCACGAATGCAGCCAACGCCGCCCTCTATGGCATTGAGAACACCAATCGTGGATGTCCACTGAACGCGACCTTCCTTCCGGGGCAGGCGGTTGCGCCTGCACGTTCTATCGGTGGGGGCGCGCTCGGCCTGGGGATTATCACCGGCAAGGTGGATACCTTCGATTCCAACCCTAATGCGGTCAATCCCGGCGGTGTACCTCTATTCAAAAACGGACGCCTGGTTGGAGGCGTTGGCGTAGCAGGCGTCTCTCCCGATGTCGCCGAGTTCGCCGCGTTTTCTGGTGCTGTAGGTGCGGGCTTTGGTGCGAACCCTGCGGCGCCCGGCGTCGTGGTGATTGATGGCATCTCGTTGCCCTTCGTCACTCAAACCACGCGGCCTGTCGGCACGACAGTGGGTGTGTTTAGCGGAGGCTTTGTCGTCGGCCCAGTCGCGAGCCCCGGTCAGGTGCCCGAGGGAGATTTAGTGCAGGTAAAAGCCGGTGTCATCGGCGGGCTCACGCAGGCCGATGTGCAGAACATCGTGAATCAGGCGATTGCCAATGCAAATCAGACGCGTGCAGTCATCCGCCTGCCCGATGGCCAGAGAGCGAAGTTCGCCATCGCGGTAGTTGATCTGGATGGCAGCCTCCTGGCGCTGAATCGCATGTCCGATTCGACCGTCTTCAGCATTGATGTTGCCGTCGCCAAGGCGCGCAACATGGTCTATTTCAGCAGCGCCACGGTAAATCCCGGTGATCTCCCCGGCGTGCCTCCCGGGACCGCCGTGACCAACCGCACCATCAGCTTTGGCGCGCAGCCTTTCTTTCCTCCGGGAATTGACGGCACCATGCCCGGACCGTTTTTCAGTCTTTATCAATTCGATGTGGCAAACCCCTGCACCAACGGAAGCCAGCCCGCCAATCCTAATCAGAGTGGAATTGTTTTCTTTCCCGGAAGCGTCCCGCTTTACAAAAATGGTGTGCTGGTAGGAGGTCTGGGAATCAGCGGCGACGGCGTAGAGCAGGATGATTACGTATCAGATCAGGCGTCGCAGGGATTCTCCGCTCCAGCAGCCATGCGTGCCGATCAATTGATGCTGCGCGGAGTGCGTCTGCCGTATTTGAAATTCCCGCGCAATCCTACGTTGTAG
- a CDS encoding Ig-like domain-containing protein: MRLLTRLFLAGLFAFVVASGAWAQVGPVLLTISPGNSSTTVGTPQQMTARFAFIGNKSGGKDVTQRVTWVSSNTGIASISNSGNITAISRGTVTISATSGPFHSSTTFTVIPNGPTVSSIAVTPATPSVPKGLKQQFTATATFSDSSTQDVTAAATWSSTMTSVATVTGGLARTLNQGSTLITASFSGKNGSTTLTVTPPVFQRVSVAPQNFSLGFGLTQQYSAFAVYSDNSTVNVTSSSTWNSTSSGVATVGATTGLVTSQGPGTTTISAQYNAMMGSTQLTVILPTSISISPPNPQVALAGTLQLAAIGHFMDGSTSDLTNFAVWSSNNSGGVSVNTSGLITGNTVGAGATISATVGPTTGTTSATVGFSNASLNGHYAFQFNGADSQVIFLAAGDFLADGNGHLSGVEDFNGQSVQAGAAFTGTYSVGLDGRGSATLSTGDTLRFVITASGAGTLIEFNASAQGSGTIVLQDVNAFMNSTLQGEFAFLFAGAGGDGKVTTAVGKLNADASGNIFSGAEDVNDGGILSSDTFTGSYTLGSNGRGTATTINNGKTTHYAFYIVNSNEVLFIGLDFTPAFLGFADRRSASTFSNGSLGGAYVFSEGGVTTSGVFAAVGRFNADGAGNISLGVEDENNAGGVAENLAFSGNYSIASNGRGTATLNSTFGATHFVFYVVSPTVTFFMDTDSNAVVSGNIESSQNSGFSTSSLNGNFGFELDGATATAGFGLAVSAQMSADGSGNLTGTEDVNNNGTLTADAPLSGSYSIESNGRGTADITARGTTSRFHFYLASGNRVRIVEVSASELLLGFGLKQF; this comes from the coding sequence ATGCGTTTACTTACGCGGTTGTTCCTGGCTGGGCTCTTCGCATTTGTAGTCGCATCTGGTGCTTGGGCCCAGGTTGGCCCGGTTCTTCTCACCATCAGCCCTGGTAATTCTTCCACCACAGTTGGAACTCCGCAGCAGATGACGGCGCGGTTTGCATTCATCGGGAACAAATCGGGTGGAAAAGATGTGACGCAACGGGTTACGTGGGTATCCTCGAACACCGGCATTGCCAGCATCAGCAATTCGGGAAACATCACAGCCATCAGCCGCGGAACTGTAACCATCAGCGCCACCAGCGGGCCGTTTCATTCATCAACGACATTCACGGTCATTCCTAACGGCCCTACCGTCTCTTCGATCGCAGTTACGCCGGCTACTCCTTCTGTGCCAAAAGGATTGAAACAACAGTTCACGGCAACCGCCACTTTTTCAGACAGCAGCACACAGGACGTGACCGCAGCCGCCACCTGGAGCTCGACCATGACTTCGGTAGCAACCGTGACAGGGGGTCTTGCCCGCACGCTCAACCAAGGCTCAACTCTGATTACGGCTAGCTTCAGCGGCAAAAACGGGTCAACCACGCTCACGGTAACGCCACCTGTGTTTCAACGCGTGAGCGTTGCTCCACAGAATTTTTCGCTGGGGTTTGGCTTGACGCAGCAGTACTCCGCTTTCGCCGTCTACTCCGATAACAGCACTGTGAATGTAACGAGCTCCTCCACCTGGAACTCAACAAGTAGCGGCGTGGCCACGGTAGGCGCAACCACCGGCTTGGTTACAAGCCAGGGTCCAGGCACAACCACGATTTCCGCCCAATACAATGCAATGATGGGTTCAACCCAGTTGACGGTCATTCTGCCAACTTCAATTTCCATTTCACCTCCTAATCCACAAGTGGCGCTTGCGGGCACGCTGCAATTAGCGGCAATTGGCCACTTCATGGATGGCAGTACGAGCGATCTCACAAACTTCGCGGTCTGGTCATCCAACAATTCCGGTGGCGTTTCCGTCAATACCTCGGGGTTGATTACGGGCAACACGGTGGGAGCCGGCGCAACCATCAGCGCAACCGTCGGGCCCACCACCGGCACCACAAGCGCTACGGTTGGCTTTTCCAATGCTAGTTTGAATGGACACTATGCGTTTCAATTCAACGGGGCAGACTCGCAGGTCATTTTCCTGGCTGCAGGCGACTTTTTAGCAGATGGTAACGGTCATCTCAGTGGTGTCGAAGACTTCAATGGACAAAGCGTCCAGGCCGGCGCCGCTTTTACCGGCACATACAGTGTTGGGCTCGATGGGCGCGGCAGCGCCACTCTCAGCACGGGTGACACGCTAAGGTTTGTCATCACCGCGAGTGGGGCGGGAACCCTCATAGAGTTCAACGCCTCCGCGCAAGGCTCGGGAACAATAGTATTGCAAGACGTAAATGCATTTATGAACTCCACGCTGCAAGGTGAGTTTGCATTTTTGTTTGCCGGCGCCGGCGGCGACGGTAAAGTTACGACCGCTGTTGGCAAACTCAACGCTGATGCTTCCGGGAACATTTTCAGCGGGGCCGAAGACGTGAATGACGGAGGAATTCTCAGCAGCGACACGTTCACGGGAAGCTACACTTTGGGCAGCAACGGCCGCGGCACCGCCACAACCATTAATAACGGCAAGACTACTCATTACGCTTTCTACATTGTCAACAGCAATGAGGTCTTGTTCATTGGTCTGGACTTCACCCCGGCATTTCTGGGCTTTGCCGACCGGCGCAGCGCCAGCACATTCTCCAATGGCTCTTTAGGCGGTGCCTACGTCTTCTCCGAAGGCGGAGTCACAACGTCAGGAGTGTTCGCCGCAGTCGGCCGCTTTAACGCAGATGGCGCCGGGAACATTAGTCTGGGAGTGGAAGACGAGAATAACGCAGGTGGGGTCGCGGAGAATCTTGCATTTAGTGGGAACTACAGTATCGCTTCCAATGGCCGGGGCACAGCCACTTTGAACAGCACGTTTGGCGCAACTCACTTCGTGTTTTATGTAGTCTCGCCGACAGTAACGTTTTTCATGGATACTGACTCCAATGCCGTTGTATCCGGGAACATAGAAAGTAGCCAGAACAGCGGCTTTTCGACCTCTTCTTTAAATGGAAATTTTGGCTTCGAATTAGACGGCGCGACTGCTACCGCGGGTTTTGGCCTGGCAGTTTCTGCCCAGATGTCGGCCGATGGAAGCGGCAACCTTACTGGTACTGAGGACGTAAACAACAACGGCACGCTCACCGCCGATGCTCCCTTAAGCGGCTCCTATTCCATCGAATCCAATGGACGAGGTACAGCCGATATTACTGCCCGAGGAACCACTTCAAGATTCCATTTCTACCTGGCGTCAGGAAATCGCGTGAGGATCGTAGAAGTTAGCGCTTCAGAGCTTCTGCTCGGGTTTGGATTGAAGCAGTTCTGA
- a CDS encoding sugar phosphate isomerase/epimerase translates to MEAMFNRRQFVRLSFASLGALAGSKLALSSVRRPLGIQLYSVREQVEYDLPGVLAALHQIGYKEVELYWNIYEHPAAELRRMLEDYDLRAPSGHFDYEGLADKLDYAQALGLQYVICPMLPKDLWNTLDGFKRAADQFNRWGEQVHRRGMNFGFHNHNYEFHRFGDITGFDTLLEHTDPKLVALEMDCYWITQAGEDPLQMLTKHGGRIAMLHLKDRKAGFPFSQSLDQSAEHFTEVGSGTIGWRAILIAAEKHHVRHLFVEQDSGDRPPLDSARISYQNLQSLL, encoded by the coding sequence ATGGAAGCCATGTTCAATCGTCGTCAGTTTGTCCGATTGTCTTTTGCAAGCCTGGGTGCTCTCGCCGGGAGCAAACTTGCCCTCTCATCGGTGCGTCGCCCTCTTGGCATTCAGCTTTATTCGGTCCGGGAACAGGTAGAGTACGATCTTCCCGGGGTTCTGGCAGCTCTTCACCAGATCGGCTATAAAGAAGTTGAGCTTTATTGGAACATCTATGAGCATCCGGCTGCAGAACTGCGGCGTATGCTCGAGGACTATGATTTGCGGGCGCCAAGTGGCCACTTCGACTATGAAGGACTCGCCGACAAGCTCGACTACGCGCAGGCGCTTGGCCTTCAATATGTGATTTGTCCCATGTTACCGAAAGATCTTTGGAACACGCTTGATGGTTTCAAGCGAGCGGCTGACCAGTTCAACCGATGGGGGGAACAAGTGCATCGTAGAGGAATGAATTTCGGTTTCCACAATCACAACTATGAATTCCATCGGTTTGGCGACATCACTGGATTTGATACGCTGCTCGAACACACAGATCCAAAGCTGGTCGCCCTGGAGATGGACTGCTATTGGATTACACAGGCCGGTGAAGATCCATTACAAATGCTTACGAAACACGGCGGCCGGATTGCCATGCTTCATCTCAAGGACCGTAAGGCAGGATTTCCTTTCTCGCAATCTCTCGATCAGTCGGCCGAGCATTTCACCGAAGTCGGAAGTGGAACGATCGGCTGGCGTGCAATCCTAATTGCGGCGGAGAAACATCACGTGCGGCACCTGTTCGTTGAACAGGACTCTGGCGACCGCCCACCGCTCGACAGCGCCCGCATCAGCTATCAGAACCTGCAATCGCTTCTTTAA
- a CDS encoding response regulator transcription factor — protein sequence MAESELIRVLVVDDHFVVRMGLRASLNVEPDIKVVAEAGTSEEALQAYRQHRPTLVLMDVRLPGVGGIETTAAILNEFPGARILMLSTHSGEEEIYRSFRSGAAGYILKSAMREHLLSAIRMVANGERYVDPTAASVLAARLSHRSLTARELEVLRMVARGLSNKEIAAALKIAEITVKQHVSHVLEKLDVKDRTEAATEALKRGIISG from the coding sequence GTGGCTGAGTCAGAGCTGATTCGCGTTCTTGTGGTTGACGATCATTTCGTGGTCCGCATGGGGTTGCGTGCTTCGCTGAATGTGGAACCGGACATCAAGGTTGTGGCCGAAGCCGGCACCAGCGAGGAAGCGCTCCAGGCATATCGTCAACATCGTCCGACGCTCGTACTGATGGATGTTCGCTTGCCGGGCGTGGGCGGTATTGAAACCACCGCTGCCATACTGAACGAATTTCCGGGCGCACGCATCCTCATGTTGTCGACTCACTCCGGAGAAGAAGAGATTTACCGGTCTTTTCGGTCCGGCGCAGCTGGATACATCCTGAAGAGCGCAATGCGAGAACACCTGCTCTCCGCCATTCGAATGGTCGCCAACGGCGAGAGATATGTGGATCCTACCGCGGCATCTGTTCTAGCGGCCAGATTGTCTCATCGATCACTAACGGCCAGGGAATTGGAAGTTCTTCGGATGGTGGCAAGAGGTTTGAGCAACAAAGAAATTGCCGCAGCGCTGAAGATAGCCGAGATCACCGTGAAGCAGCATGTGAGCCACGTGCTGGAAAAACTGGACGTAAAGGACCGTACGGAAGCGGCCACCGAAGCCCTGAAGCGCGGAATTATTTCAGGTTAA
- a CDS encoding sensor histidine kinase produces the protein MRHLNLGVTPLHKQGLTPVILRGLLLIFLHWVGAFSALAQSMPLPLLTRVEQVRKLTPAEAQRGYPVRIRGVITDDVPAPDFFVQDGTAGIYVEGSRATVFPHHFGDRVEIEGITGPGRFAPVVLERKLRVLGPGRLPQARLYSWSELANGQRDSQWVQVRGTVLSASIDRKSWRETTLAMTVASGGGSFKLRVPITRELDASAWIDRQVVIEGVCGTLFNFHRQFVGVLLYVPRLSLVQEAERAKEVSFEELLRYSPDQDVFRRVRVRGVLVYQQPGNSLLLETNGQGLRVLSQQAGLLEPGDLVEASGFPAVGESTPILEDALFRKVGRSLPSPAIAMELRGPLERFDGRLVSIDAKVLQREGPPDGSSFLLQTGTRVFTVSAQTDTALERMLAISPSSEVRVTGVCLVQSGGLWGAPQSFRLLISAPSDITVLRAPSWWSLNHALWLLRVCIVVLLVVIVLLVVVSDRLRAQMAIAREKIRMVVIHEERDRIARELHDTLEQELAGITMQLDLAVDCFQQTPQTARQAVETARNMSRRSMIETHRSVWDLRCRMLEEGDLVSALTQTMKSMANGDHTRIDVKVEGEPQRLATTAELNLLRIGQEAVTNAVKHARPGCVTVLLQFCPQLVRLSVADDGCGFESNNSFRNGSGHFGLLGMRERAQALGSHLEIDSKPGRGTRVVLEVPRSTANTAGMG, from the coding sequence ATGAGGCACCTAAATCTGGGCGTGACGCCTTTGCACAAGCAAGGACTGACGCCGGTCATCTTGCGTGGCCTGCTGCTGATATTTTTGCACTGGGTGGGAGCATTCTCTGCATTGGCGCAGTCAATGCCACTTCCTTTACTCACCCGTGTGGAACAAGTGAGAAAGCTCACGCCGGCGGAGGCGCAGCGCGGGTATCCCGTGCGCATTCGTGGAGTCATCACGGATGATGTTCCTGCTCCGGATTTCTTTGTACAAGATGGCACTGCAGGCATCTATGTCGAAGGCAGTCGTGCAACGGTTTTTCCTCACCATTTTGGCGACCGGGTGGAAATTGAGGGTATCACTGGACCGGGTCGATTTGCCCCGGTTGTTCTCGAGCGCAAGCTGCGGGTTCTTGGCCCGGGCAGATTGCCACAGGCCCGGCTTTATTCCTGGAGCGAATTGGCCAATGGACAGCGCGACAGTCAATGGGTGCAAGTGCGTGGGACCGTGTTATCGGCATCGATTGACCGTAAATCGTGGCGAGAAACAACGCTGGCTATGACTGTTGCTTCCGGTGGCGGGAGCTTTAAGCTTCGAGTCCCGATCACACGCGAACTCGACGCTTCGGCTTGGATCGATCGACAGGTCGTCATTGAAGGAGTGTGTGGAACTCTGTTTAACTTCCATCGGCAATTCGTAGGAGTGCTGCTCTATGTGCCACGGCTGAGCTTGGTTCAAGAAGCGGAACGAGCTAAGGAAGTGTCGTTCGAGGAGCTCCTGCGCTACTCTCCTGACCAGGATGTTTTCCGGCGAGTGCGAGTGCGGGGCGTTCTTGTGTATCAGCAACCGGGCAACTCGCTTCTTCTTGAAACCAACGGACAGGGATTGCGGGTTCTGAGCCAGCAAGCGGGTCTTCTTGAACCTGGAGATTTGGTAGAAGCATCCGGCTTTCCCGCAGTGGGAGAATCCACGCCCATACTGGAGGATGCTCTGTTCCGCAAGGTTGGCCGCTCACTTCCTTCGCCGGCAATTGCGATGGAACTCAGAGGACCGCTGGAGCGGTTCGACGGCCGCCTGGTCAGTATTGACGCAAAGGTCCTGCAGCGCGAGGGGCCGCCTGACGGTTCGAGCTTTCTTTTACAAACCGGCACAAGGGTATTCACGGTAAGCGCACAAACAGATACCGCACTGGAGCGTATGCTCGCCATTTCCCCGAGCAGCGAAGTGCGTGTGACCGGCGTCTGCCTGGTGCAAAGCGGGGGCCTATGGGGAGCTCCGCAATCGTTTCGTTTGTTGATCAGCGCACCCTCCGATATTACAGTCTTGCGCGCGCCATCCTGGTGGAGTTTGAACCACGCCTTGTGGCTTCTGCGGGTTTGCATCGTTGTGCTTCTTGTTGTCATTGTTCTTCTGGTGGTTGTGAGTGACCGTCTGCGCGCACAGATGGCCATTGCTCGGGAGAAGATACGCATGGTGGTCATTCACGAAGAGCGCGACCGGATTGCGCGAGAGCTGCACGACACTCTGGAACAGGAACTTGCAGGCATTACGATGCAATTGGACCTGGCGGTCGACTGTTTTCAGCAGACACCGCAAACCGCTCGGCAAGCGGTCGAGACGGCCCGCAATATGAGCCGTCGCAGCATGATCGAAACCCATCGCTCCGTATGGGATTTGCGCTGCCGCATGCTTGAGGAGGGAGATTTGGTGTCGGCCCTTACCCAAACCATGAAGTCGATGGCCAATGGCGACCACACCAGGATTGACGTGAAAGTAGAAGGCGAGCCCCAGCGGTTGGCGACCACAGCTGAGTTGAATCTGCTGCGCATCGGGCAAGAGGCTGTGACCAACGCGGTGAAACATGCACGGCCGGGCTGCGTCACCGTGCTCTTGCAGTTTTGTCCGCAACTGGTGCGTCTATCCGTGGCCGACGACGGGTGCGGGTTTGAGTCCAACAATTCTTTTCGCAACGGTTCAGGCCATTTTGGTTTGCTCGGCATGCGAGAGCGAGCACAGGCGTTGGGCTCACATCTGGAGATCGATAGTAAACCGGGACGCGGTACCCGTGTTGTCTTGGAAGTGCCGCGCAGTACTGCAAACACGGCAGGTATGGGATAG
- a CDS encoding carboxypeptidase regulatory-like domain-containing protein has translation MSASVAHAQTTAGSLAGSIVDAQHATISGASVTAKEEEQKLQFAAKTNDLGFFVFPQLPPGTYNLTIALKGFKTIERKGIAVHGNDNLSLGEMTLPLGEVSQVVEVTATAAPLQLQSAERSDSLVSEQMQNIAVNSRSYLDLVKLVPGVVSTVDLKTAGTTGLGSISVNGSRANQNQLTINGIGDVDTGSNGTQNVTLSLDSVKEFKILTSAYQAEYGRSSGGQISVVTKSGTSDFHGSGAWYHRHEGLNANNWLNNLRGLPRPLFRFNDADYTIGGPVYIPHSKILEKKDKLFFFWSEEFQEQLRPQGVRRVTVPTALERQGDFSQSVDSNGRAFHFIKDPLSSQPCKSGSTAGCFQSGGVLGRIPQNRLYAPGIALLNLYPSPNVTGQKGFNFQSQISDSYPRREDLLRLDYNFSPKSRFWMHRIVNSNTFTSQYGSFVLGPNVPITPISVANPGYGYAFGNTYIFSPTLVNEVTFGWTSNSFLIAPSTNAYTRTASGIQLPVLFPSAVQLDLIPNATFGGSRIANSPSIGGSSCAACGPFRNYNTTIDLTDNLSKVLDRHTLKTGVYIHRSRKNQSAFADNNGNYNFGDNGNNSLDTGFGFSNAAVGVFNSFDQASAYVLPAYRYWNMEGYIQDTWKINRQMTLDYGLRVAWYQPQYDSSLLGSTFVPSLFNPASEPQLLANGRIVPGTGNLLNGIIQAGHGTSKYLTSNRGAQWGPRLGFAWDIAGKQKVVFHMAGGVYYDRTQGNNTAFFEIQNPPANSVPTLTNDFVTSLSSSTKVIVSPAGLQAIAPAGKIPTTYQFTTGLQASLPFQMVLDAAYVGSISNHQANQLNLNAIPYGATFLPQNQDPAHAACSIPGCAAKNVNLLRPYPGFGDIILHADNATSNYNALQVSVNRRTTRGLFLGGNYTWSKNLGTASNDGGFFRIDGLDRFANYGPVGQDRRHNFTLNYVYEVPGAPVENFILRALTHGWQMSGFVHMESGSPFTPSFSITGESNQNLTGSYTEPARVSVIGNPLTGSDNPFNRLNALAFAPPVTGGSRGFESRLNYLSNPWMSTWDASVQKSFSFERGVTLRLRVDAFNVLNHTQFSGINSNLSFSQAGVVQNLAYDSNGNLVNQNGFGTVNGARDPRILQLSVRVNF, from the coding sequence GTGTCGGCTTCGGTCGCACATGCTCAGACGACCGCCGGCTCCTTAGCCGGAAGCATAGTCGACGCTCAACACGCCACCATATCGGGTGCATCGGTCACCGCCAAAGAAGAGGAACAAAAGCTTCAATTCGCGGCCAAGACCAATGATTTAGGATTCTTCGTTTTTCCTCAGCTTCCTCCCGGTACCTACAATCTCACGATCGCACTCAAGGGATTCAAGACGATCGAGAGAAAGGGGATAGCGGTCCACGGAAATGACAACCTCTCGCTCGGTGAGATGACGCTGCCCCTTGGAGAGGTATCGCAAGTTGTGGAGGTCACGGCCACGGCGGCCCCCCTGCAACTGCAAAGCGCCGAGCGCTCCGACAGTCTGGTCTCTGAACAGATGCAAAACATTGCGGTCAACAGCCGAAGCTATCTTGACCTGGTAAAGCTGGTTCCTGGAGTCGTGAGCACCGTCGACCTAAAGACTGCCGGAACTACCGGACTTGGCAGTATCTCTGTAAATGGCTCCCGCGCCAACCAGAACCAGTTGACCATCAATGGTATCGGCGACGTTGATACCGGATCGAACGGCACGCAAAACGTCACATTGAGTCTTGATTCGGTTAAGGAATTCAAGATACTGACCAGTGCCTACCAGGCCGAGTATGGCCGCTCATCCGGCGGGCAGATTTCGGTTGTCACCAAGAGCGGTACGTCAGACTTCCACGGCAGCGGAGCCTGGTACCATCGCCATGAAGGTCTAAACGCCAATAACTGGTTGAACAACCTTCGTGGTCTTCCGAGGCCGCTGTTTCGCTTCAATGATGCGGACTATACCATCGGTGGCCCAGTCTATATTCCCCATTCCAAGATCCTGGAGAAAAAGGACAAACTATTCTTCTTCTGGAGCGAGGAGTTCCAGGAGCAGCTACGGCCGCAGGGAGTGCGCCGCGTTACGGTGCCGACGGCCCTGGAGCGTCAGGGCGACTTTTCCCAGAGCGTGGATAGTAATGGAAGAGCGTTTCACTTCATCAAGGACCCGCTCTCATCGCAGCCCTGCAAGTCGGGCAGTACCGCCGGATGCTTTCAAAGTGGGGGCGTCCTGGGGCGGATTCCGCAGAATCGATTGTATGCTCCGGGAATTGCACTGCTGAACCTGTATCCGTCGCCGAATGTAACGGGGCAGAAAGGCTTCAACTTTCAATCCCAGATATCGGACAGCTATCCCAGAAGAGAAGACTTGCTGCGGCTTGACTACAATTTCTCGCCGAAGTCGCGCTTTTGGATGCACCGCATCGTCAACTCCAACACCTTTACTTCCCAGTACGGGTCGTTTGTGTTGGGCCCCAACGTTCCCATCACGCCGATCTCTGTCGCCAATCCGGGCTACGGTTACGCATTCGGAAATACCTATATCTTCAGCCCTACGTTGGTCAACGAGGTGACGTTTGGCTGGACCAGCAACAGCTTCCTGATCGCGCCTTCGACGAATGCATATACGCGCACGGCTTCAGGTATTCAACTGCCCGTTCTGTTTCCGAGTGCCGTTCAGCTTGATTTAATTCCGAATGCAACCTTTGGAGGTTCCCGCATCGCGAACAGCCCGAGCATCGGTGGTTCTTCCTGCGCTGCTTGTGGTCCATTCCGTAACTACAACACAACCATTGACTTGACTGACAATCTCAGCAAGGTCTTGGATCGCCATACTCTCAAAACGGGTGTGTACATTCATCGCAGCCGAAAGAATCAAAGTGCCTTCGCCGATAACAACGGGAACTACAACTTTGGCGACAATGGCAACAATTCCCTGGATACCGGATTTGGCTTCTCCAATGCGGCCGTGGGGGTCTTCAATAGCTTCGACCAAGCCTCCGCTTATGTTCTGCCCGCATACCGCTATTGGAATATGGAAGGGTATATTCAAGACACTTGGAAGATCAACCGGCAGATGACGTTGGACTATGGTTTGCGGGTAGCTTGGTACCAGCCACAGTACGATTCATCGCTACTGGGTTCAACTTTTGTGCCCAGCCTTTTCAACCCAGCCAGCGAACCGCAACTGCTGGCGAACGGAAGAATTGTTCCCGGTACGGGCAATCTCCTCAATGGCATCATCCAGGCCGGACATGGCACCTCTAAATACTTGACGAGCAACCGTGGAGCGCAATGGGGGCCACGTTTGGGCTTTGCCTGGGATATCGCCGGAAAACAGAAGGTGGTCTTCCACATGGCGGGCGGAGTCTACTATGACCGGACGCAGGGCAACAACACCGCATTTTTCGAGATTCAAAACCCGCCGGCCAACAGCGTGCCCACGCTCACCAACGACTTTGTGACTAGTCTCTCGTCCAGCACCAAGGTGATCGTCTCTCCGGCAGGCTTGCAGGCAATCGCTCCTGCAGGAAAAATTCCTACGACCTATCAGTTCACGACCGGGTTGCAGGCCAGCCTGCCGTTCCAAATGGTCCTCGATGCAGCATACGTCGGATCAATCTCGAATCACCAGGCCAACCAACTCAACCTGAACGCCATCCCGTACGGCGCAACATTTCTTCCACAGAATCAAGACCCCGCGCACGCCGCCTGCTCCATCCCGGGATGCGCTGCGAAGAACGTAAATCTGTTGAGACCGTATCCCGGGTTTGGCGACATCATTCTGCACGCGGACAACGCTACATCGAACTATAACGCGCTGCAGGTATCTGTGAATCGCCGCACAACGCGCGGGCTCTTTTTGGGCGGGAACTACACCTGGAGTAAGAATCTGGGAACCGCCTCGAATGACGGCGGCTTCTTCCGCATCGATGGCCTCGACCGCTTTGCCAACTATGGCCCGGTTGGTCAGGACCGCAGGCACAATTTCACACTGAACTACGTTTATGAGGTACCTGGAGCGCCCGTGGAGAATTTCATCTTGCGGGCCCTCACCCATGGGTGGCAAATGTCGGGCTTTGTCCATATGGAATCGGGCAGTCCGTTCACGCCATCCTTCAGCATCACAGGGGAAAGCAACCAAAACCTCACTGGATCCTACACCGAACCCGCGCGGGTTTCCGTTATAGGAAATCCTTTAACCGGCTCCGACAACCCATTCAACCGCCTCAATGCCCTCGCCTTCGCGCCGCCGGTGACCGGGGGCAGCAGAGGCTTCGAGTCAAGATTGAATTATCTGTCCAACCCCTGGATGAGTACCTGGGACGCGTCTGTGCAAAAGAGCTTCTCGTTCGAAAGGGGCGTAACTCTGCGCCTGCGCGTCGACGCATTCAATGTCTTGAATCACACGCAGTTTAGCGGTATCAACAGCAATTTATCGTTCAGCCAGGCCGGGGTGGTTCAGAACCTCGCATACGATTCCAACGGAAACCTGGTGAATCAGAACGGGTTCGGTACTGTGAACGGCGCTCGCGATCCGAGAATTTTACAACTCTCGGTGCGCGTTAACTTCTAG